GGATGGCGCATTCGCTGTGCTTCCACTGCGGACGAGAAGTCAAAGAGGAGCGGGTCAGTGTGTTAGGTCTGGATAGCTGTAGATGGATCGACACGACGAGAGAAAAAGCCCCAAAAAAGCCGTACGTCAGTCTCTTCCTATCATGTCTTGTGTGGGATCATTATTAGCCCCCGAGGTTGTGTGTGTTCGGAGGGGTTCACGACATAAGGTATCATCACTCGCACGGCATAGAATTGGGACACCGGGCGCGGAACGAGGAAAAAGCAACTCACCGTCAGAACACCGAGTCGACCGCCGTCAATcatcacctccgccgcggccctcaTACCACGCCGCATCTCGTCAAACTCCTGGTTGAGGTGAATGCGAAGCGCCTGGAAAGTTAGCTTCGCCGGGTGCATCGCCTGGTATTCCTTACCCTTGGCGGcagccacgagcgccgcgaaaGCCTTGGTCGTCGAAGGAAGCCTTTCCTCCGCCACGGCGAGGcacaccgcgtcggcgatcctcctcgccgcgaccgggtCCGCGGTCTCGCCGTACTCGTGCAAAATCCGGAccagctcgtcgcggtccaCCCGCTCGAGAAACTCAGACGCGGGTACGCCCTGAGTGACGTCGAACCTGAGGTCCAGGGGTCCGTCCTGCTCCGGCCTGAATCCCCTactctcgtcgtcgaactgAGGGGAGGATATACCGAGGTCGAGAAAGACCCCGGAGCACGTCACGCCGAGGGGTTTGAGCACCGTGTCCATGCAGCCAAACGGGGCGTGGTGGATGGTGAACCTGGaatcctccgcctcgagcttcttGGCCTCCTTAATAGCCTGTGAGGTGGGAAACTCAAAGGGTcagtcgtcgacgcgtgggTGCTGCATTTGGGTAAAAACGTTCGGGTCTCGAGCGGGGAGATACTCGATTTCTATGGGTGATTGTAATGTCTTCATGCGTTGGCACGCAATCGTTGGAGGTTTCTTAGGCCTCGGTTTTCTTCTCATCGTAtctcggacccgcgcgggaaGAAGAGCGGAGAAAGGGGAACGACACGAcgggcgctcacctccgGGTCCATATCGAACGCGTGCAACCTACCGTTcgggccgagcgcggcgagtaTACCGCGCGTGTGACCGCCCCGTCCGAAGGTGCCGTCCACGTACGTCCCGTTTGGATCGGGTTTCACCAGCGCCGCAATCGTCTCCCGCAGCATGGCGGGGGTGTGCGTGCCGAAAGCCTGCTCCGTGGCCCTCACGCCGAACGTCCCCGTCTTGGCGACCGTGATGCTGAGGTGACGCCCCCCGAACTTTATGCCGTCCTTGGCCAGCGCAGCCTGCCTGGCGTGCTCGTGCGCGAAAGTGACAAACCCGGCACCCTTGCACTGGCCCGTGGTGGGGTTGCGGATgagacggacgccgcccAGGATCTCCCCAAACTGCGAGAAGAAGTCCGCAACCTCGTGCTCCTCGCTCGTGTGCGGCAGGTACTTGACGAACACCTCGTACCCGTTAGCGTCTGATCCCTGCgcgggcgccctcgccgcggcgcccgcctccgttctcgccgcggacgccgggccGGTTGTCCGTTCGTGAGATCTTCCGACGCTGACCGGCGCGTTGCCACCCGCGGGGTTACAagtggcgtcgtcgaccctcGGAGCCCTGCACCGGAAGCAGCTCGACCTCCTCGCAAAGTTGGTCGATCCGCACGGACACTGCCAATCGTTCTGGCCGGTGTCGTTTCTCGACGCGCTGCCCGCCGGGGGCTTTCCAAAGGGGAGCTCGTCCGGCGTGGACACGCCCGCGGGTTCGGACGGTCGTCGGTCGtgggccgcgtcgtcccaccCTTGGGATtgggaacgcgcgcggggaggcgccggggcgtgcgcgagctcgtcgcgctctcgTCCCTCCTGCACGATGTTTTTAACCTCCTGCACCGCGGGAGCGACGGTCGGGCCCCTGATGGTGCAGATGCCCTTGGCCTGATCGATGCTCAGGATGCAGCCGGTGAGGTCCTCGATCTCACGAATCTTGGACCCACCTTTACCGATGATGCGCCCAGTCTGCCCCTTGCACTCCACCTCGACCGTCTCGATggcgtcttcgccgtcgtcttcaccgccgcccccgccgccgccgctttcgTCCCTcttggccttcttcgccgccttgcgctcagccttggcggcggcctcaTCCGGGTCGAGGTcgttcttctccttcttctccttcttctccttcttcgagGACTTGGGCTTCTTGTCGGAGCCCGaaccgtcgtccgcgcgtcgcttctCCCCCATCCTGTCGCGCGCTGGATGTGAATGACGAGAAGAGCTCGCAAAACCACTCTGCTCGGAGACGAACCAGCGTGAGAGCCAAAAAAATGTAAACTCCAGTTGCTACGTGCTACGCGACTCTCAGTACCAGTCGACCCATCTCGTGGACGCCTTCGCGCGCCGcttgctcgccgccggagccgccgcgcgcccgttcTCCCActtcgccttggccagcAGCTCGTACActctcgcgcccgcctcgttCGGCGCAGACGTCCCGTCAACCGCGTCGGCAACCAAACCTTCCAGCACCGTCCTCTGCCTGGGCGTGACCCAGTGTATCGCGGCTTCGGGGCACTGTCCCACCGCCAGGTTCAGcctgtgcgcggcgatgtcggcgTCCTCTTTGACcgcatcgctcgcgccggtcgACATCGCGCGACGGTTCAGGTCCCCCCacgtctcggcgtcgactctAAATCTCGCCGCGTTTGTGTCCTCGGCCCACGCGAAGCTTCCGGGGTTCCTCTCCACGCAGCAGCAGTACCCCGGGCACGCGCCTCTGCCCCTGCACGCGAACTCGTTCACGAACACGGACTGCGCGGGTCCCTCCGGCTCTTCGAAcgggtccgcgtcctccctgGCCCACGGAAACACCTCCGAGTTTGAGTTTGCGTCCCAGTCGACGGCCCGAGCGGAGTCGCCACTGTCGAGGAGACCACTCTCCctcgccacggcggcgtaggcggcgacgacgcgccgcgcgttcgcctcctTGTCCGTCGCATCTCCGGCGTACACATCCGGGTGGTAGACCTTCATCCTCGCTCGATACGCCCTTCTCACGTCAGCGATGCTCACCTCCTGATTTGTCGCCACGTCGATGCCGAGAACCTCCCACGGCGTGAGGCTGGGCGACGTCAGGTCCTGGAGCGGGGACCCGgtgtcgtccccggcgctcCTGCCTTTGACCCGGGATCGACGCATCGCCACTGCGGGGCGGAGGAACCCGGAacccgcggtgacgaccgaCGCCATCTTTACCTCGGCGCCCGAGACTGTGTACAGCACCCTGTGCGATGTCAGCGCCGAACGAAAACGCACTGCCATAGTGCTATCACCATTCGCATAGCGTTATCTCAAGCCAGAAGGCAGCGCGCATGGCGGACGAATTGTCGGTGCGCGTGACACACCGGGGTCGGGAGTacgtcgtgcgcgtgccCGCAGATGCCTCGGTGGCAGACCTTGGGATCGAGTTGGAGAGAGCCACCGgtgcgagcgtcgcgacgcagaAGGTCCTTGGCCTAAAGCTGGCCAAGTTCTTGAAGGGTGGCACGCTGACGCCCTCGagggcggaggacgccgcgttggcgGTGAACGCCGTCCCCGGACTTTGCGACAGCATCAAGCCATATATGCTGATGGGCTCGGCTGCTTCAGAAGTCGCCGCTCTCGATGCAGCCGCGCAGGTGGAccatcgcgtccggggcTTCGTGCAGGAAGATCTAAGAAACCGTCGAAGGCGGAGGGGACACGTCTCGAGGACCGCGGGCGGAGGTAGGTCAAGCGACGTCGGTCCTCCGTCAACCGCCACTCACCCTTACACGTTCCTCGAGTACCGCGCGCTTCCTGTGCCGGAGTTCGTCAATCCACcagcgtccgccgcgctcaagctgCTCCacaggctcgcggcggatccgggcATCCTCGGGGTCATGGCCAAGCACAAATGGACGGTGCCTCTGCTGGCCGAGATGCCGCCGGAGGGCAAGGTTGGCGTGAGCGAGTCGTGCGTGCTGGGTTACAACGTCAACATGGGGCAGGAGATCCACCTACGCCTGCGGACGGACGATATGCGGGGATTCAGGGTCTACGCCCGGATACGCGAAACCCTTTTGCACGAGCTCACACACAACGTTCACGGTCCCCACGACATCAACTTCAAGAGGCTGTGCTCGCAGCTGAACGTCGAGTGCAGGGAGTTCGACTGGAAGCGTaacggggcgggcgcgcagAAACTTGGAGGCACGGCGGACGAGTCCGACGAGGAGACGTGGTCCGAGGATGAGGCGATGgctgcgacgcgtgcgtcaaGCGGTCAGGCGCTGGGCGGAGGTGGTTGGGTACGGGCGAACCTGTCGCCGGCTgaagccgcagccgcagccgcagccgcgagggcggcggacgcggctgAGCGAGAGATGGAAACGATGGCTCGGGACGCGCTGGacagggcggacgcgggaaTGGCGTGCCTGTGCGGCGCGTGCGGTGCCGGACCGTTCAAGTTACCACCGCCCTGCTCCACGGATCAGGACG
The genomic region above belongs to Micromonas commoda chromosome 4, complete sequence and contains:
- a CDS encoding DnaJ domain protein (pfam 00226: DnaJ domain DnaJ domains (J-domains) are associated with hsp70 heat-shock system and it is thought that this domain mediates the interaction) encodes the protein MASVVTAGSGFLRPAVAMRRSRVKGRSAGDDTGSPLQDLTSPSLTPWEVLGIDVATNQEVSIADVRRAYRARMKVYHPDVYAGDATDKEANARRVVAAYAAVARESGLLDSGDSARAVDWDANSNSEVFPWAREDADPFEEPEGPAQSVFVNEFACRGRGACPGYCCCVERNPGSFAWAEDTNAARFRVDAETWGDLNRRAMSTGASDAVKEDADIAAHRLNLAVGQCPEAAIHWVTPRQRTVLEGLVADAVDGTSAPNEAGARVYELLAKAKWENGRAAAPAASKRRAKASTRWVDWY
- a CDS encoding MraW methylase/RNA recognition motif protein (pfam 01975: MraW methylase family Members of this family are probably SAM dependent methyltransferases based on Swiss:P18595 [1]. This family appears to be related to Methyltransf_3 [pfam 01596]), producing the protein MGEKRRADDGSGSDKKPKSSKKEKKEKKEKNDLDPDEAAAKAERKAAKKAKRDESGGGGGGGEDDGEDAIETVEVECKGQTGRIIGKGGSKIREIEDLTGCILSIDQAKGICTIRGPTVAPAVQEVKNIVQEGRERDELAHAPAPPRARSQSQGWDDAAHDRRPSEPAGVSTPDELPFGKPPAGSASRNDTGQNDWQCPCGSTNFARRSSCFRCRAPRVDDATCNPAGGNAPVSVGRSHERTTGPASAARTEAGAAARAPAQGSDANGYEVFVKYLPHTSEEHEVADFFSQFGEILGGVRLIRNPTTGQCKGAGFVTFAHEHARQAALAKDGIKFGGRHLSITVAKTGTFGVRATEQAFGTHTPAMLRETIAALVKPDPNGTYVDGTFGRGGHTRGILAALGPNGRLHAFDMDPEAIKEAKKLEAEDSRFTIHHAPFGCMDTVLKPLGVTCSGVFLDLGISSPQFDDESRGFRPEQDGPLDLRFDVTQGVPASEFLERVDRDELVRILHEYGETADPVAARRIADAVCLAVAEERLPSTTKAFAALVAAAKGKEYQAMHPAKLTFQALRIHLNQEFDEMRRGMRAAAEVMIDGGRLGVLTWKHSECAILVDFHRHFEVVQPTQPLLKWMRSNHPEKENALPTVWGLTMDDAQRPSEREMRDNSRSRSAILHVLRKVDAGRRLADVERAAYPLLGWAPPPDAPKPPPVTFKYEAATAGRDEHRKEKKEKKEKKEKKEKKEKKEKK
- a CDS encoding metallopeptidase (pfam08325: WLM domain. This is a predicted metallopeptidase domain called WLM (Wss1p-like metalloproteases)), with the protein product MADELSVRVTHRGREYVVRVPADASVADLGIELERATGASVATQKVLGLKLAKFLKGGTLTPSRAEDAALAVNAVPGLCDSIKPYMLMGSAASEVAALDAAAQVDHRVRGFVQEDLRNRRRRRGHVSRTAGGGRSSDVGPPSTATHPYTFLEYRALPVPEFVNPPASAALKLLHRLAADPGILGVMAKHKWTVPLLAEMPPEGKVGVSESCVLGYNVNMGQEIHLRLRTDDMRGFRVYARIRETLLHELTHNVHGPHDINFKRLCSQLNVECREFDWKRNGAGAQKLGGTADESDEETWSEDEAMAATRASSGQALGGGGWVRANLSPAEAAAAAAAARAADAAEREMETMARDALDRADAGMACLCGACGAGPFKLPPPCSTDQDA